A portion of the Streptomyces sp. NBC_00376 genome contains these proteins:
- the yidC gene encoding membrane protein insertase YidC, whose amino-acid sequence MDTIASLFSFITWPVSWVIVQFHTMYGAIFGPDTGWAWGLSIVSLVVLIRICLIPLFVKQIKSTRNMQVLQPKMKAIQERYKSDKQRQSEEMMKLYKETGTNPLSSCLPILAQSPFFFALYHVLSAIASNKKIGVIDQSLLDSARQAHIFGAPLAAKFMDSEEKVQALGASLMDVRVVTAVMIVMMSASQFFTQRQLMTKNVDLTVKTPYMQQQKMLMYIFPVIFAVMGINFPVGVLVYWLTTNVWTMGQQMYVINQNPTPGSKAQDQYLTRLLKSVTAHGEVRGRTRRNTVKRIVAKGPDRNDIERKFVTGLAKMGLAAQEDGTVIKSETAVAEAEGGAAQRRQQPKRQTKAQRQTGTAQAGTKDADSTESGSKTSLQKRDAAQDEKPKPAGKPVSGSSRQAKSGQRKGPQRPKHPSKK is encoded by the coding sequence GTGGACACGATTGCCAGTCTGTTCAGCTTCATCACCTGGCCCGTCTCATGGGTCATCGTCCAGTTCCACACGATGTACGGGGCGATCTTCGGACCCGACACCGGCTGGGCCTGGGGCCTGTCCATCGTGTCCCTGGTGGTGCTGATCCGGATCTGCCTGATCCCGCTTTTCGTCAAGCAGATCAAGTCGACCCGCAACATGCAGGTGCTCCAGCCGAAGATGAAGGCGATCCAGGAGCGCTACAAGAGCGACAAACAGCGTCAGTCCGAAGAGATGATGAAGCTGTACAAGGAGACGGGCACCAACCCGCTCTCCTCGTGCCTTCCCATCCTGGCGCAGTCGCCGTTCTTCTTCGCCCTGTATCACGTGCTGTCGGCCATCGCCTCGAACAAGAAGATCGGTGTCATCGACCAGTCGCTGCTCGACAGCGCTCGTCAGGCACACATCTTCGGTGCTCCGCTCGCTGCCAAGTTCATGGACAGCGAGGAGAAGGTCCAGGCTCTCGGCGCCTCTCTGATGGATGTCCGGGTCGTCACCGCGGTCATGATCGTGATGATGTCGGCCTCGCAGTTCTTCACCCAGCGCCAGCTGATGACGAAGAACGTCGACCTGACGGTCAAGACGCCGTACATGCAGCAGCAGAAGATGCTGATGTACATCTTCCCGGTGATCTTCGCCGTCATGGGTATCAACTTCCCCGTCGGTGTCCTCGTCTACTGGCTGACCACCAACGTCTGGACCATGGGTCAGCAGATGTACGTGATCAACCAGAACCCGACCCCGGGCAGCAAGGCGCAGGACCAGTACCTGACACGTCTGCTGAAGAGCGTCACCGCGCACGGCGAGGTCCGCGGCAGGACCCGGCGCAACACCGTCAAGCGGATCGTGGCCAAGGGCCCGGACCGCAATGACATCGAGCGGAAGTTCGTCACGGGGCTGGCCAAGATGGGCCTCGCCGCCCAGGAGGACGGCACCGTGATCAAGAGCGAGACCGCTGTCGCCGAGGCCGAGGGCGGAGCCGCGCAGCGGCGTCAGCAGCCCAAGCGCCAGACCAAGGCCCAGCGCCAGACCGGTACCGCGCAGGCGGGGACCAAGGACGCCGACTCCACCGAGTCGGGTTCCAAGACCTCCCTGCAGAAGCGGGACGCCGCGCAGGACGAAAAGCCCAAGCCGGCGGGCAAGCCCGTGTCCGGCTCCTCACGCCAAGCCAAGTCCGGACAGCGCAAGGGCCCGCAGCGGCCCAAGCACCCGTCCAAGAAGTAA
- the yidD gene encoding membrane protein insertion efficiency factor YidD codes for MKYPLLALIKLYQWTISPLLGPVCRYYPSCSHYGYTAIDRHGAIKGTALTAWRILRCNPWSPGGVDHVPPRKRPRWHELLRNAMRGGKGGDSAADAPVRGPVSEPPSQAAETSPNAQGA; via the coding sequence ATGAAGTACCCGCTGCTGGCTCTTATCAAGCTGTATCAGTGGACGATCAGCCCACTCCTCGGGCCTGTCTGCCGTTACTACCCGTCGTGTTCCCACTACGGATATACGGCGATCGACCGGCACGGAGCGATCAAGGGAACCGCGCTGACGGCTTGGCGCATCCTGCGGTGCAATCCGTGGTCACCCGGTGGCGTGGACCACGTTCCACCACGCAAACGTCCGCGTTGGCATGAACTCCTTCGTAATGCCATGCGCGGTGGCAAGGGCGGGGACTCCGCCGCTGATGCGCCTGTCCGGGGACCGGTCTCCGAACCCCCGAGTCAGGCCGCAGAGACTTCGCCCAATGCTCAAGGAGCCTGA
- the dnaN gene encoding DNA polymerase III subunit beta, with product MKIRVERDVLAEAVAWVARSLPARPPAPVLAGLLLKAEDGALSFSSFDYEVSARVSVDAEVEEDGTVLVSGRLLADICRALPNRPVEISTDGVRATVVCGSSRFTLHTLPVEEYPALPEMPTATGTVPGEVFASAAAQVAIAAGRDDTLPVLTGVRIEIEGDTVTLASTDRYRFAVREFLWKPENPDASAVALVPAKTLLDTAKALTSGDTVTLALSGSGAGEGLIGFEGAGRRTTTRLLEGDLPKYRTLFPTEFNSVAVIETAPFVEAVKRVALVAERNTPVRLSFEQGVLILEAGSSDDAQAVERVDAVLEGDDISIAFNPTFLLDGLSAIDSPVAQLSFTTSTKPALLSGRPAVDAEADDAYKYLIMPVRLSG from the coding sequence GTGAAGATCCGGGTGGAGCGCGATGTACTCGCGGAGGCTGTGGCCTGGGTGGCCCGTAGCCTCCCGGCCCGTCCGCCGGCGCCCGTTCTTGCGGGCCTTCTGCTGAAGGCTGAGGACGGCGCCCTCAGCTTCTCCAGCTTCGACTACGAGGTCTCGGCCCGGGTCTCGGTGGACGCCGAGGTCGAGGAGGACGGCACGGTGCTGGTCTCCGGCCGGCTGCTCGCCGACATCTGCCGCGCCCTCCCCAACCGGCCGGTGGAGATTTCCACAGACGGTGTACGGGCGACCGTGGTCTGCGGCTCCTCGCGATTCACACTCCACACCCTTCCTGTGGAGGAGTACCCGGCACTTCCCGAGATGCCGACCGCGACCGGCACGGTCCCCGGCGAGGTCTTCGCCTCGGCCGCCGCCCAGGTCGCCATCGCCGCGGGCCGCGACGACACGCTGCCGGTGCTGACCGGTGTGCGGATCGAGATCGAGGGCGACACCGTCACCCTGGCCTCGACCGACCGCTACCGCTTTGCGGTCCGCGAGTTCCTCTGGAAGCCGGAGAACCCGGACGCCTCCGCCGTCGCCCTGGTGCCCGCCAAGACGCTGCTGGACACCGCCAAGGCCCTGACCAGCGGTGACACGGTGACCCTGGCGCTCTCCGGCTCGGGCGCCGGTGAGGGCCTGATCGGCTTCGAGGGTGCCGGCCGTCGTACGACCACGCGGCTGCTCGAAGGCGATCTGCCGAAGTACCGCACGCTCTTCCCCACCGAGTTCAACTCGGTCGCGGTCATCGAGACGGCGCCGTTCGTCGAGGCCGTCAAGCGTGTGGCCCTCGTCGCCGAGCGCAACACTCCGGTGCGGCTCAGCTTCGAGCAGGGCGTGCTGATCCTGGAGGCCGGTTCCAGCGACGACGCACAGGCTGTGGAGCGGGTCGACGCGGTGCTGGAGGGCGACGACATCTCCATCGCCTTCAACCCGACCTTCCTGCTGGACGGGCTGAGTGCGATCGACTCCCCGGTCGCCCAGCTCTCGTTCACGACGTCCACCAAGCCCGCGCTGCTCAGCGGCCGCCCGGCCGTGGACGCCGAGGCGGACGACGCGTACAAGTACCTGATCATGCCGGTCCGCCTCTCCGGCTGA
- a CDS encoding Jag family protein, with protein MTEGTTSTAAEGSDTLTRLEQEGEIAADYLEGLLDIADLDGDIDMDVEADRAAVSIISDSARDLQKLVGRDGEVLEALQELTRLAVHRETGDRSRLMLDIAGFRAKKRAELAALGAKAADEVKSTGEPVKLDPMTPFERKVVHDAVAAAGLRSESEGEEPERFVVVLPA; from the coding sequence GTGACGGAAGGCACCACCTCCACGGCCGCTGAGGGCAGCGACACCTTGACCCGCCTTGAGCAGGAGGGCGAGATCGCAGCGGACTACCTCGAGGGTCTGCTCGACATCGCCGACCTCGACGGCGACATCGACATGGATGTCGAGGCGGACCGGGCCGCGGTCTCGATCATCAGCGACTCGGCACGTGATCTGCAGAAGCTCGTGGGCCGCGACGGTGAGGTGCTGGAGGCGCTCCAGGAGCTGACGCGGCTCGCCGTTCACCGGGAGACCGGGGACCGCAGCCGGCTGATGCTGGACATCGCGGGCTTCCGGGCCAAGAAGCGGGCGGAGCTCGCCGCGCTGGGTGCCAAGGCCGCGGACGAGGTCAAGAGCACCGGCGAGCCGGTGAAGCTGGACCCCATGACGCCGTTCGAGCGCAAGGTCGTCCACGACGCGGTCGCGGCCGCCGGTCTGCGCAGCGAGTCCGAGGGCGAGGAGCCGGAGCGCTTCGTCGTCGTCCTCCCGGCCTGA
- the dnaA gene encoding chromosomal replication initiator protein DnaA — translation MADVPADLAAVWPRVLEQLLGEGQQGIEPKDKQWIERCQPLALVADTALLAVPNEWGKRVLEGRLAPLISETLSRECGRPIRIAITVDDSAGEPPSPPAPPMHQPQQPQPHRYQGPQHDERQHNDAYDGYGHRPTDDGMPTARPAYPDYQQQRPEPGAWPRTQEDLSWQQPRLGGFQDREAPAEQWREPYGGGRPQQPQHDYRPQPPERQGYEQQRPEHHDMQEPQHRQGGAGTGRPGGATGPMGSQPAPTPGPGEPAARLNPKYLFDTFVIGASNRFAHAAAVAVAEAPAKAYNPLFIYGESGLGKTHLLHAIGHYARSLYPGTRVRYVSSEEFTNEFINSIRDGKGDTFRKRYRDVDILLVDDIQFLASKESTQEEFFHTFNTLHNANKQIVLSSDRPPKQLVTLEDRLRNRFEWGLTTDVQPPELETRIAILRKKAVQEQLNAPPEVLEFIASRISRNIRELEGALIRVTAFASLNRQPVDLGLTEHVLKDLIPGGEDSAPEITATAIMASTADYFGLTVDDLCGTSRSRVLVTARQIAMYLCRELTDLSLPKIGAQFGGRDHTTVMHADRKIRALMAERRSIYNQVTELTNRIKNG, via the coding sequence GTGGCTGACGTACCTGCCGATCTTGCCGCAGTGTGGCCACGAGTGCTGGAGCAACTCCTCGGGGAGGGCCAGCAAGGGATCGAGCCGAAGGACAAGCAGTGGATCGAGCGCTGCCAGCCGCTCGCCCTGGTCGCCGACACGGCGCTGCTCGCGGTGCCCAATGAATGGGGCAAGCGCGTCCTGGAGGGCCGGCTCGCGCCGCTCATCAGCGAGACGCTGAGCCGCGAATGCGGCCGCCCGATCCGCATCGCGATCACCGTCGACGACTCCGCGGGCGAACCGCCGAGCCCGCCCGCGCCGCCGATGCACCAGCCCCAGCAGCCCCAGCCGCACCGGTACCAGGGACCGCAGCACGACGAGCGGCAGCACAACGACGCGTACGACGGGTACGGACACCGGCCCACCGACGACGGCATGCCGACCGCCCGGCCGGCCTACCCCGACTACCAGCAGCAGCGCCCCGAACCCGGCGCGTGGCCGCGCACCCAGGAGGACCTCTCCTGGCAGCAGCCCCGGCTCGGCGGGTTCCAGGACCGGGAAGCGCCCGCGGAGCAGTGGCGCGAGCCGTACGGCGGCGGCCGCCCCCAGCAGCCGCAGCACGACTACCGTCCGCAGCCGCCCGAGCGCCAGGGTTACGAGCAGCAGCGCCCCGAGCACCACGACATGCAGGAGCCGCAGCACCGGCAGGGCGGCGCCGGCACCGGACGGCCCGGTGGCGCCACCGGGCCGATGGGCTCGCAGCCCGCCCCCACGCCCGGTCCCGGCGAGCCGGCGGCCCGGCTGAATCCGAAGTACCTCTTCGACACCTTCGTGATCGGCGCGTCCAACCGGTTCGCGCACGCCGCGGCGGTCGCGGTCGCCGAGGCCCCGGCCAAGGCGTACAACCCGCTCTTCATCTACGGGGAGTCCGGGCTCGGCAAGACCCACCTGCTGCACGCCATCGGTCACTACGCCCGCAGCCTCTACCCGGGCACCCGGGTGCGGTACGTGAGCTCCGAGGAGTTCACCAACGAGTTCATCAACTCGATCCGCGACGGGAAGGGCGACACCTTCCGCAAGCGCTACCGGGACGTGGACATCCTGCTCGTCGACGACATCCAGTTCCTGGCGAGCAAGGAGTCGACGCAGGAGGAGTTCTTCCACACCTTCAATACGCTCCACAACGCCAACAAGCAGATCGTGCTGTCCTCCGACCGGCCGCCCAAGCAGCTGGTGACCCTGGAGGACCGGTTGCGGAACCGTTTCGAGTGGGGCCTGACCACCGATGTGCAGCCGCCGGAGCTGGAGACGCGAATCGCGATCCTCCGTAAGAAGGCGGTGCAGGAGCAGCTCAACGCCCCGCCGGAGGTACTGGAGTTCATCGCCTCCCGGATCTCCCGCAACATCAGGGAGCTGGAGGGGGCGCTGATCCGGGTCACGGCCTTCGCCAGCCTCAACCGGCAGCCGGTGGACCTCGGACTGACCGAGCACGTGCTGAAGGACCTGATCCCGGGGGGCGAGGACTCGGCTCCGGAGATCACGGCGACGGCCATCATGGCCTCGACCGCGGACTACTTCGGTCTCACGGTGGACGATCTCTGCGGAACCTCCCGCAGCCGGGTACTGGTGACGGCCCGCCAGATCGCCATGTACCTCTGCCGGGAGCTCACCGATCTCTCGCTGCCCAAGATCGGTGCGCAGTTCGGTGGCCGCGACCATACGACGGTGATGCACGCGGACCGCAAGATCCGCGCGCTGATGGCTGAGCGGCGCTCCATCTACAACCAGGTCACCGAGCTCACCAACCGCATCAAGAACGGCTGA
- the gnd gene encoding phosphogluconate dehydrogenase (NAD(+)-dependent, decarboxylating), protein MELGLVGLGKMGGNMRERIRRAGHTVIGYDRNPDVSDVHSLEELVGKLKGPRVVWVMVPAGAPTQATIDELAGLLSPGDIVVDGGNSRWTDDEKHAVELGIKGIGFVDCGVSGGVWGLENGYALMYGGDAENVAKVQPIFDALKPEGDFGSVHAGKVGAGHFAKMVHNGIEYAMMQAYAEGWELLEKVDSVTDVREVFRSWQEGTVIRSWLLDLAVNALDDDEHLDKLRGYAADSGEGRWTVEAAIDNAVPLPAITASLFARFASRQEDSPQMKMIAALRNQFGGHAVENKK, encoded by the coding sequence ATGGAGCTCGGTCTCGTCGGCCTCGGCAAGATGGGCGGCAACATGCGCGAGCGCATCCGCCGCGCAGGCCACACCGTCATCGGTTACGACCGCAACCCGGACGTCTCCGATGTCCACAGCCTCGAAGAGCTTGTGGGCAAGCTGAAGGGCCCCCGGGTCGTCTGGGTGATGGTTCCGGCCGGTGCCCCGACCCAGGCCACGATCGACGAGCTCGCCGGTCTCCTCTCGCCCGGCGACATCGTCGTGGACGGCGGGAACTCCCGCTGGACCGACGACGAGAAGCACGCGGTCGAGCTGGGCATCAAGGGCATCGGCTTCGTGGACTGCGGCGTCTCCGGCGGCGTCTGGGGCCTGGAGAACGGCTACGCGCTGATGTACGGCGGCGACGCCGAGAACGTGGCGAAGGTCCAGCCGATCTTCGACGCACTGAAGCCCGAGGGCGACTTCGGTTCCGTCCACGCGGGCAAGGTCGGCGCCGGCCACTTCGCGAAGATGGTCCACAACGGCATCGAGTACGCCATGATGCAGGCCTACGCCGAGGGCTGGGAGCTCCTGGAGAAGGTCGACTCCGTCACCGATGTGCGCGAGGTCTTCCGCTCCTGGCAGGAGGGCACGGTCATCCGTTCCTGGCTGCTCGACCTGGCGGTCAACGCGCTGGACGACGACGAGCACCTCGACAAGCTCCGCGGCTACGCCGCCGACTCCGGCGAGGGCCGGTGGACGGTGGAGGCCGCGATCGACAACGCGGTGCCGCTGCCCGCGATCACCGCGTCGCTCTTCGCGCGTTTCGCCTCGCGCCAGGAGGACTCCCCGCAGATGAAGATGATCGCCGCGCTGCGCAACCAGTTCGGTGGCCACGCGGTCGAGAACAAGAAGTAA
- a CDS encoding DUF721 domain-containing protein, whose product MSGRGEGSGEPSQGRSGGGRAPEPSGVDLARVALRAAKEQARARGAAAQQKKQARRGGGLRSGARADGRDPLPLGSAINRLITERGWETPAAVGGVMGRWPQIVGEDLAKHCVPLRYDEDPDERVLTVQCDSTAWATQLRLLAPQLVARLNADLGQGTVRLIKVLGPGGPQRRFGPLRAPGSTGPGDTYG is encoded by the coding sequence GTGAGCGGCCGCGGCGAGGGATCCGGCGAGCCGTCGCAGGGGCGTTCCGGCGGGGGCAGGGCTCCGGAGCCCTCGGGTGTCGACCTGGCGCGGGTGGCCCTGCGCGCGGCGAAGGAGCAGGCGCGGGCGCGTGGCGCGGCCGCGCAGCAGAAGAAGCAGGCCAGGCGGGGCGGCGGGCTGCGCTCGGGCGCGCGGGCGGACGGTCGTGATCCGCTTCCGCTGGGCTCCGCGATCAACCGTCTGATCACCGAGCGCGGCTGGGAGACTCCGGCGGCGGTGGGCGGGGTCATGGGGCGCTGGCCGCAGATCGTGGGTGAAGATCTGGCCAAACATTGTGTGCCGCTGCGGTACGACGAGGATCCGGACGAGCGGGTGCTGACGGTGCAGTGCGACTCCACGGCGTGGGCGACTCAGCTGCGGCTGCTGGCGCCCCAGCTGGTGGCCCGGCTGAACGCGGACCTGGGGCAGGGCACGGTCAGGTTGATCAAGGTGCTGGGGCCCGGTGGCCCGCAGCGCAGGTTCGGTCCGCTGCGGGCGCCGGGGAGTACCGGCCCCGGCGATACATACGGCTGA
- the rpmH gene encoding 50S ribosomal protein L34, producing the protein MSKRTFQPNNRRRAKTHGFRLRMRTRAGRAILASRRGKGRANLSA; encoded by the coding sequence GTGAGCAAGCGCACCTTCCAGCCGAACAACCGTCGTCGCGCGAAGACCCACGGCTTCCGGCTGCGCATGCGCACCCGTGCCGGCCGCGCGATTCTCGCGTCCCGCCGTGGCAAGGGTCGCGCCAACCTGTCCGCCTGA
- the rnpA gene encoding ribonuclease P protein component — protein sequence MLPTENRLRRREDFATAVRRGRRAGRPLLVVHLRSGATDPHVTGENVPPPRAGFVVSKAVGGAVVRTAVKRKLRHLVRERLALLPPGSLVVVRALPGAGDADHEQLARDLDAALQRLLGGGAR from the coding sequence GTGCTGCCTACCGAGAATCGGCTGAGGCGGCGCGAGGACTTCGCGACCGCAGTACGTCGAGGACGCCGGGCCGGTCGCCCGCTACTCGTCGTTCATCTACGCAGCGGTGCAACGGACCCGCACGTGACTGGGGAGAATGTTCCCCCGCCGCGTGCGGGTTTCGTTGTCAGCAAAGCTGTGGGTGGAGCGGTTGTGCGCACAGCAGTGAAGCGGAAGCTTCGCCACCTGGTCCGCGAACGGCTTGCCCTGCTGCCCCCCGGTAGCCTGGTTGTCGTACGAGCGTTGCCCGGAGCGGGCGACGCCGACCATGAACAGCTGGCCCGAGACCTGGACGCCGCTCTCCAGCGGCTGCTGGGAGGGGGCGCGCGATGA
- the recF gene encoding DNA replication/repair protein RecF (All proteins in this family for which functions are known are DNA-binding proteins that assist the filamentation of RecA onto DNA for the initiation of recombination or recombinational repair.), translating to MHVTHLSLADFRSYARVEVPLDPGVTAFVGANGQGKTNLVEAVGYLATLGSHRVSSDAPLVRMGADRAVIRAAVTQGERSQLIELELNPGKANRARINRSSQVRPRDVLGIVRTVLFAPEDLALVKGDPGERRRFLDELVTARSPRMAGVRSDYERVLKQRNTLLKSAAMARRHGGRSMDLSTLDVWDQHLGRVGAELLAQRLDLIATLQPLADKAYADVAPGGGPLALEYRSSVGAGAEPARTREELYEQLIAALADVRKQEIERGVTLVGPHRDDLLLGLRGMPAKGYASHGESWSYALALRLASYDLLRSEGNEPVLVLDDVFAELDARRRERLAELVAPAEQVLVTAAVDDDVPGVLAGTRFAVSAGEVERL from the coding sequence ATGCATGTCACGCATCTCTCGCTGGCCGACTTCCGCTCGTACGCCCGGGTCGAGGTGCCTCTCGATCCGGGCGTCACCGCTTTCGTGGGGGCCAACGGCCAGGGCAAGACGAATCTGGTCGAAGCGGTCGGCTATCTCGCGACGCTCGGCAGCCACCGGGTTTCCTCCGATGCGCCGCTGGTGCGGATGGGCGCGGACCGGGCCGTCATCCGCGCTGCCGTGACGCAGGGGGAGCGTTCGCAGCTGATCGAGCTGGAGCTCAATCCCGGCAAGGCCAACCGGGCGCGTATCAATAGATCGTCGCAGGTCAGGCCCCGTGACGTGCTGGGGATAGTGCGTACGGTGCTGTTCGCGCCGGAGGACCTGGCGCTGGTCAAGGGGGATCCCGGGGAGCGTCGGCGCTTCCTCGACGAGCTGGTCACGGCCCGTTCGCCGCGGATGGCGGGGGTCCGCTCGGACTACGAGCGGGTGCTGAAGCAGCGCAACACCCTGCTGAAGTCGGCGGCGATGGCGCGTCGGCACGGTGGCCGGTCTATGGACCTGTCCACGCTCGACGTGTGGGACCAGCACCTGGGCCGGGTGGGCGCGGAGCTGCTGGCGCAGCGGCTGGATCTGATCGCCACCCTGCAGCCGCTGGCGGACAAGGCGTACGCGGATGTCGCGCCGGGCGGCGGCCCGCTGGCGCTGGAGTACCGCAGCTCGGTCGGGGCGGGCGCGGAGCCCGCGCGTACCCGCGAGGAGCTGTACGAGCAGCTGATCGCCGCCCTGGCGGATGTCCGCAAGCAGGAGATCGAGCGGGGCGTGACGCTGGTCGGACCGCACCGCGACGATCTGCTGCTGGGGCTGCGGGGCATGCCGGCCAAGGGGTACGCGAGCCATGGCGAGTCCTGGTCGTACGCGTTGGCGCTGCGGCTGGCCTCGTACGACCTGCTGCGCAGTGAGGGCAATGAGCCGGTGCTGGTCCTCGACGACGTCTTCGCGGAGCTGGACGCACGGCGCCGGGAGCGGCTGGCGGAGCTGGTGGCCCCGGCCGAGCAGGTGCTGGTGACGGCCGCGGTGGACGACGACGTCCCGGGGGTGCTGGCGGGGACCCGGTTCGCGGTGTCCGCGGGTGAGGTGGAGCGGCTGTGA